A region from the Mercenaria mercenaria strain notata chromosome 7, MADL_Memer_1, whole genome shotgun sequence genome encodes:
- the LOC123554936 gene encoding cell division cycle-associated protein 7-like codes for MASELLDQDFAELRRQNLADNELILQQIKADLKKLMPVKPKLAIPKSAKPKEKRMAVPVEVRRNPSRVARFSPPRTRSRRGSVSSEASSSSSTVSSPDRMIVKFGFFGRQTDGSDTASMDDLDDDDMPPAKKRIITIRDTRSADDITEEDLEMVAVHVREKRYDSLYGSTCHQCRQKTDDLKTICRSEECYGVRGQFCGPCLRNRYGEDAKEALKDPNWICPPCRRICNCSFCRKRQGKSCTGILIHLAKEHGYSNVNDYLQSLRQKVAS; via the exons TTATTGGACCAAGATTTTGCTGAACTGCGAAGACAGAACTTGGCAGATAATGAGCTAATA CTTCAGCAGATCAAGGCTGACTTGAAGAAACTGATGCCAGTGAAACCAAAACTGGCAATACCG AAGTCAgccaaaccaaaggaaaagcggATGGCTGTTCCCGTTGAAGTTCGGAGAAATCCATCCCGTGTTGCGCGTTTTTCACCTCCGCGCACGAGGTCTAGAAGAGGATCTGTGTCTTCAGAAGCTTCCAGTTCTTCATCAACAGTTAGCTCCCCTGAT AGGATGATTGTGAAGTTTGGATTTTTTGGACGGCAAACAGATGGTTCAGATACAGCATCCATGGACGATCTG GATGACGATGATATGCCACCAGCGAAGAAGCGTATTATTACTATCAGGGATACAAGATCTGCTGATGATATTACTGAAGAGGATCTAGAAATGGTCGCTGTTCATGTCAGGGAAAAAAGATACGACAGCCTTTAT GGCTCCACATGCCATCAGTGTCGCCAGAAGACTGACGATTTGAAAACTATATGCAGATCAGAGGAATGTTACGGTGTAAGGGGACAG TTCTGTGGACCATGTCTGAGGAACCGCTATGGAGAGGATGCCAAGGAAGCTCTAAAAGACCCT AACTGGATTTGTCCACCCTGCCGACGCATATGTAACTGCAGTTTTTGCCGTAAACGTCAGGGGAAGTCGTGCACCGGTATACTGATCCATCTAGCAAAGGAGCATGGATATTCAAATGTTAATGATTATCTTCAAAG CTTGAGACAGAAGGTGGCATCTTAA